CATATATCGAGTTTCTCCATTTCATGATCTAAAAAACTTGCGTTGCGTTGGGCGTTCATTTGCAGAATTTCGGCTTGTTGTTTTTGAATAATGTGATCCATACGATATCTGGCATGAGCACCCACCCCCAACCCCCTCCCAAGAGGGGAGTATAAAAGTCCCCTCCCGGGAGGGGATTCAGGGGTGGGTTTGTTTTCAATGGTAACATTACTCTGCGAATCAAAAAGACTATTTATTGTCGCAGGCAGGGAAAAAAGTCTCCTGCATTGCTCAATGTTTAATTCTGTTCCCTCATCAGTGCATCCGCATAATACAATATGATCTTCCGTCTCAAAGGAATGGATCGTCAGGTTATCGATGATAAGCCAGCCTGACTTTCCGATAAGAGACTCCAGTATGGAAATCTTTGCAGGAGTATTTGTATAATCAAAAACAAGCTCTGCCTCCTGTAGTTGCAGGGATTTATACTGCTCGATGATGCGTTGCGCCAACGGATGTCCGATCCTGTATATATTGACGTCTTCATTATCCCTTCCTAACCGGTATGGCCCAGGATGGATTGTTTCTTCAGGAAACGGGTTCCGTATCAGGGTAAAATGATTCTCCGCGTCATGAAATCTGGCATAAGGTTCCAGGAAACATTTCGTGATATTCCAGAGCCAGTTTTCATATTTCGACACATACGCCTTACTATCCCGAAAGCTTACCCGCAACTTTTCATGCACCTCTTCATCAAAGTTTTCCAGCAGTTTCTGCCGGGTAATTTTCAATCGGTCGTCTATCTGTCCTTCTAATTCCTGTTGCAGCTGATCAAATGAAGACTGTATTTCTTCTGGTGTTCTGCAATGCTGGTATATCTGCGCAATCCGCTTTTCAAAATCAACGCCTGATTCAATACTCCCCAGGACCTCGTCACTTGCCCCGAATACCCCGCTGAAAAGTCTGAATTTTTCATCCAATAACTGATATACCCTCTGATCGGCGGCATTGTTTTTATTCAGGAAATTTACCACCACCACATCGAATTTTTGTCCGTACCGATGGCACCTTCCAATCCTCTGCTCAATACGTTGAGGATTCCAAGGCATGTCGTAGTTTACCACCAGAGAACAGAATTGCAGGTTAATGCCTTCGGCGGCAGCTTCAGTTGCAATCATGATGATCGCCTCTTCCTTGAAGTAATCAACGATTGCGGCACGCAAGTCTGCCGTCCTGGAACCGGTAATCCTGTCTGTTCCCTCATATTTCTTCAACCAGTGCTGGTAAATTTCACGTGATTTATGATCGTTGTTGGAACCGTTAAACAGGACGATTTTTCCTTTGTATTCGGTGTTTTCGAGAATATTTTTCAGATATGCCTGTGTGCGTGTTGATTCGGTAAAGATAATGGCCTTTTTGCAACCTCCCAAATGTTCCGTTTCTGAAAAGCCTTTTTTTAATGCGGTTAATAACACGTCACCCTTTGAATTTCTGGTAATAGACTTGGCAAGCCGCTCAAACTCCCTGAGATCACGAATCTCATCCTTCATATTCTTAATATCTTCAGGGGTATATTTCCTTTCTTCTTTTAAAGGTGGTTGCGCAGTTTCTTCACCACCGTCCTGCCATTCATCCTTCAACTCATCAAAGGTTTCATAATTGCAGGAAATGGTTTCTTCAACCGTTTCTTCTGCCTGATTTTGTTGTTCTATGGTAGATTCAAGCTTGCCGGCAAGGGCCTCCAAAGTTCCTGAAATCGCAAAGGTTGACGACGCCAGCAGCTTTCTTAAAATTAACGTCATTAATTGTCTCTGACTTGGGGGCAGGGCAAAAAGATCGTTTCTCTGCAGGTATGAGGATACCAGGTCATAGAGCTTTTGTTCGTCATGGGTAGGGATAAACTCCTGTGTTATCGCGATTCTATTGGTATATTTGACATATTCCAATACCTGCCTTCGAAGTGTTCTTATGCAAACATGTTTTAATCGTTCTTTGAGATGAAAAAAATCGTGTTCATTCGTTAATCGGGAAAACTGGCTCTTAAAGCTTTTTATATCACCAAAGGTATAATCGTCAATAACACTCACCAGCCCATAGAGCTCTAAAAGAGAGTTCTGTAATGGAGTCGCCGTAAGAAGAATCTTTGGGGCATGGGCAACTGCGTCCTTGATTGCATTGGCAATCTTGTTGGCAGGTTTATACACGTTCCTCAACCGGTGTGCCTCATCAATGACGACTAAATCCCAGTTGATCTTCCGGATATAATCCTCCTTTGTTCGTGCAAAGTGATACGAGCAGATGACGATTTCTTTCTGATCGAATGGGTTACTGTTTCCCTTTTTTATTTCCTGATTGAAGGATGAGGTTTCAAGCAATACCGTTAAAAGAAAAAATTTATCCAACAATTCCTGATTCCACTGCTTTCGCAGGTTGGCAGGCACAATAATGAGAACTTTCCGTTTTCTCTCGGCCCATTTCTGGGAAATAACCAGTCCGGCCTCAATTGTCTTCCCCAAGCCTACT
Above is a genomic segment from Candidatus Brocadiaceae bacterium containing:
- a CDS encoding DEAD/DEAH box helicase, whose product is MKLTPYHAKYYAYELTKRNSSDNLQKLATSLLDAQVDLNPHQVEAALFSFHSPLSKGAILADEVGLGKTIEAGLVISQKWAERKRKVLIIVPANLRKQWNQELLDKFFLLTVLLETSSFNQEIKKGNSNPFDQKEIVICSYHFARTKEDYIRKINWDLVVIDEAHRLRNVYKPANKIANAIKDAVAHAPKILLTATPLQNSLLELYGLVSVIDDYTFGDIKSFKSQFSRLTNEHDFFHLKERLKHVCIRTLRRQVLEYVKYTNRIAITQEFIPTHDEQKLYDLVSSYLQRNDLFALPPSQRQLMTLILRKLLASSTFAISGTLEALAGKLESTIEQQNQAEETVEETISCNYETFDELKDEWQDGGEETAQPPLKEERKYTPEDIKNMKDEIRDLREFERLAKSITRNSKGDVLLTALKKGFSETEHLGGCKKAIIFTESTRTQAYLKNILENTEYKGKIVLFNGSNNDHKSREIYQHWLKKYEGTDRITGSRTADLRAAIVDYFKEEAIIMIATEAAAEGINLQFCSLVVNYDMPWNPQRIEQRIGRCHRYGQKFDVVVVNFLNKNNAADQRVYQLLDEKFRLFSGVFGASDEVLGSIESGVDFEKRIAQIYQHCRTPEEIQSSFDQLQQELEGQIDDRLKITRQKLLENFDEEVHEKLRVSFRDSKAYVSKYENWLWNITKCFLEPYARFHDAENHFTLIRNPFPEETIHPGPYRLGRDNEDVNIYRIGHPLAQRIIEQYKSLQLQEAELVFDYTNTPAKISILESLIGKSGWLIIDNLTIHSFETEDHIVLCGCTDEGTELNIEQCRRLFSLPATINSLFDSQSNVTIENKPTPESPPGRGLLYSPLGRGLGVGAHARYRMDHIIQKQQAEILQMNAQRNASFLDHEMEKLDIWAEDIKISLEMELKELDRDIKFRKTEAKKILNLEEKVQAHRQIKEMEKKRNAMRLHLYQSQDDVDNKKDLLIEEIEARMKQRIEKTELFTVRWKVI